A genomic region of Ensifer adhaerens contains the following coding sequences:
- the hflX gene encoding GTPase HflX, which yields MRAVVIVPVLKKTGRQSADVLSNTTTRSDESRLDEATGLALAIDLEVVHGAIVPVAQPKPGTLLGTGKIEEIGHILVEQDAGLVIVDHPLTPVQQRNLEKEWNAKVIDRTGLILEIFGRRASTKEGTLQVDLAHLNYQKGRLVRSWTHLERQRGGGGFMGGPGETQIEADRRLLQDRIVKLERELEQVRRTRQLHRSKRKKVPHPIVALVGYTNAGKSTLFNRMTGAGVLAEDMLFATLDPTLRRLKLPHGRMVILSDTVGFISDLPTHLVAAFRATLEEVLEADLILHVRDLSDPDNQAQASDVLRILTDLGIDEKEASERLIEVWNKIDRLDAESREALQSKAATSGNTVAVSAISGEGVDELLAEIGRRLSGVLTECTVVLGIDQLQLLPWIYQHAIVDGREDLEDGRVSLDLRLTENEASDLERRLGNGPKPVVEDW from the coding sequence ATGCGCGCGGTCGTCATCGTTCCGGTCTTGAAGAAGACCGGACGACAGTCCGCAGACGTTCTTTCGAACACGACGACACGCTCGGATGAAAGTCGCCTCGACGAGGCGACCGGGCTGGCGTTGGCGATTGATCTCGAAGTCGTGCACGGCGCCATCGTTCCGGTGGCGCAGCCGAAGCCCGGCACCTTGCTCGGCACCGGCAAGATCGAAGAGATCGGCCACATCCTCGTCGAACAGGATGCCGGTCTTGTCATCGTCGACCATCCTTTGACGCCGGTGCAGCAGCGCAACCTCGAGAAGGAATGGAACGCCAAGGTCATCGACCGTACGGGCCTCATCCTTGAGATTTTCGGCCGCCGTGCTTCCACCAAGGAAGGCACGCTACAGGTCGATCTTGCGCATCTCAATTACCAGAAGGGCCGCCTGGTCCGAAGCTGGACCCACCTTGAGCGTCAGCGTGGTGGTGGTGGCTTCATGGGCGGTCCGGGTGAAACCCAGATCGAAGCGGACCGCCGTTTGCTGCAGGACCGCATCGTCAAGCTCGAGCGCGAGCTGGAGCAGGTCCGCCGCACCCGGCAGCTGCACCGTTCCAAGCGCAAGAAGGTGCCGCATCCGATCGTCGCGCTTGTCGGCTACACCAACGCCGGCAAGTCCACGCTCTTCAACCGCATGACCGGGGCAGGCGTGCTTGCCGAGGACATGCTGTTTGCGACGCTCGATCCGACACTGCGGCGCCTGAAGCTGCCGCACGGCCGCATGGTCATCCTTTCCGACACCGTCGGTTTCATTTCCGACCTGCCGACGCACTTGGTCGCAGCGTTCCGTGCGACGCTTGAAGAGGTGCTGGAAGCGGACCTGATCCTGCATGTTCGCGATCTTTCCGATCCGGACAACCAGGCGCAGGCGAGCGATGTGCTTCGTATTCTCACCGATCTCGGTATCGACGAAAAGGAAGCCTCCGAACGGCTGATCGAGGTCTGGAACAAGATCGACCGGCTCGACGCTGAATCCCGAGAGGCGCTGCAGAGCAAGGCAGCGACGTCAGGCAATACGGTCGCCGTCTCCGCGATATCGGGCGAAGGCGTCGATGAGCTGCTCGCGGAAATCGGTCGGCGCCTGTCGGGCGTCCTGACCGAATGCACCGTCGTGCTCGGCATCGATCAGCTGCAGCTTCTGCCCTGGATCTATCAGCACGCCATCGTCGATGGCCGTGAGGATCTGGAAGACGGGCGTGTCAGCCTCGATCTCCGGTTGACCGAAAACGAGGCCTCCGATCTGGAGCGTCGTCTCGGAAATGGGCCGAAGCCTGTCGTGGAAGACTGGTAA
- a CDS encoding D-amino-acid transaminase encodes MPRIAYVNGAYVPHADAGVHTEDRGYQFADGVYEVCEVRHGYIVDLTRHLDRLDRSLRELRIDWPMSRAALVHVIREVIRRNRVRNGLFYMQVTRGVARRDHVFPAKETMPTIVVTAKRTDTEAIAKKATLGISAITVPENRWDRVDIKSVGLLPNVLARQKAKEEGAQEAIFVDVDGTVKEGAATNVWIVDRDGTLRTRPAEHGILKGITRTTLMDVAGPLGLRIEEKAFSVEEMLAAREVFITAATSICFPVVSVDGRPIGNGHPGSIAQNIREAFFGVAEKTLI; translated from the coding sequence ATGCCGAGAATTGCCTATGTCAACGGCGCCTACGTGCCGCATGCCGACGCCGGCGTCCATACCGAGGACCGGGGTTATCAATTTGCGGACGGTGTCTACGAAGTCTGCGAGGTGCGCCACGGCTATATCGTCGATCTCACCCGCCATCTCGATCGCCTCGACCGCTCGCTCCGTGAATTGCGCATCGACTGGCCGATGAGCCGGGCGGCGCTGGTTCATGTGATCAGGGAAGTGATCCGGCGCAACCGGGTCCGCAATGGCCTGTTCTACATGCAGGTGACCCGCGGCGTGGCGCGCCGCGACCACGTGTTTCCGGCCAAGGAGACCATGCCGACGATCGTGGTAACAGCGAAGCGCACCGATACCGAAGCCATTGCCAAGAAAGCGACGCTTGGGATTTCGGCGATTACCGTTCCGGAAAACCGATGGGACCGGGTCGACATCAAGTCCGTCGGGCTTCTTCCCAACGTGCTTGCTCGCCAGAAGGCGAAGGAGGAGGGCGCGCAGGAGGCGATTTTCGTGGATGTCGATGGCACGGTCAAAGAGGGCGCCGCGACCAATGTCTGGATCGTCGACCGCGACGGTACCCTGCGCACACGACCGGCGGAGCACGGAATCCTGAAGGGAATCACCCGCACCACCCTGATGGATGTGGCAGGTCCGCTTGGGCTCAGGATTGAGGAGAAAGCGTTCTCGGTCGAGGAGATGCTCGCGGCGCGCGAGGTCTTCATAACCGCCGCTACCAGCATCTGCTTTCCGGTCGTTTCGGTGGATGGCAGGCCGATCGGCAATGGCCATCCCGGAAGCATAGCACAGAATATTCGTGAAGCCTTTTTCGGCGTTGCGGAAAAGACATTGATTTGA
- a CDS encoding DUF2849 domain-containing protein: protein MVSKVLTANRLSDGISVWLDAAGNWVESLQDAFIARHAEAVTALEVTGKQAFDDNKVVDANVVDVEEVNGTLRPLRMRERIRAEGPSIPYAAGYNGLSGPKHAA from the coding sequence ATGGTGAGCAAGGTTTTGACGGCTAATCGACTTTCGGACGGCATTTCCGTTTGGCTGGATGCCGCCGGCAACTGGGTCGAATCGCTTCAGGATGCCTTCATTGCCCGCCATGCCGAGGCCGTGACGGCGCTCGAAGTCACGGGCAAGCAGGCGTTTGACGACAACAAGGTCGTCGACGCCAATGTCGTCGACGTCGAAGAGGTCAACGGCACGCTTCGTCCGCTGCGCATGCGCGAGCGCATCCGCGCTGAGGGCCCGTCGATCCCCTATGCCGCCGGCTACAATGGCCTTTCCGGCCCGAAACACGCTGCCTGA
- a CDS encoding ferredoxin--NADP reductase — MNAPAKTEDFAIQAPAGVYVETVTSVEHYTDRLFRFRMTRPAEFRFRSGEFAMIGLMIGDKPVYRAYSIASPAWDEELEFFSIKVPDGPLTSHLQGIKPGDKVLMRKKPTGTLVLDALVPGRRLYMFSTGTGIAPFASLIRDPETYEKFEEVILTHTCRDVAELKYGFDLVEEIRNHEFLNEIVGDKLRHYATVTREDFPFKGRVTDLMVNGKFFSDLGLPPLDPAVDRGMICGSTAMLKDTKEILEAAGLTEGANNKPAEFVIERAFVG; from the coding sequence ATGAATGCTCCGGCAAAAACGGAAGATTTCGCGATCCAGGCACCGGCAGGCGTATATGTCGAGACGGTGACGAGCGTTGAGCACTATACGGATCGGCTCTTCCGCTTCCGCATGACCCGCCCTGCCGAATTCCGCTTCCGCTCGGGCGAATTCGCGATGATCGGCCTGATGATCGGCGACAAGCCAGTCTACCGCGCCTATTCGATCGCCAGCCCCGCCTGGGACGAAGAGCTCGAATTCTTCTCGATCAAGGTGCCGGATGGCCCGCTGACCTCACACCTGCAGGGGATCAAGCCGGGCGACAAGGTGCTGATGCGCAAGAAGCCGACCGGCACGCTGGTGCTCGATGCGCTGGTTCCCGGCCGCCGTCTCTACATGTTCTCGACCGGCACCGGCATTGCGCCCTTCGCGAGCCTGATCCGCGATCCCGAGACCTATGAGAAGTTCGAGGAAGTAATTCTCACGCACACCTGCCGCGACGTTGCCGAACTGAAATACGGCTTCGATCTCGTTGAGGAAATCCGCAACCACGAATTCCTGAACGAGATCGTCGGCGACAAGCTGCGCCACTATGCGACGGTGACCCGCGAGGACTTCCCGTTCAAGGGGCGCGTAACCGACCTGATGGTCAACGGCAAGTTCTTCTCCGATCTCGGCCTGCCACCGCTCGATCCGGCTGTCGATCGCGGCATGATCTGCGGCTCGACCGCGATGCTGAAGGACACCAAGGAGATTCTCGAGGCCGCCGGCCTGACCGAGGGCGCCAACAACAAACCGGCCGAATTCGTGATCGAGCGGGCCTTCGTCGGCTGA
- the mazG gene encoding nucleoside triphosphate pyrophosphohydrolase yields MEPSRDIKRLLDIMAALRQPETGCPWDIVQTFETIKPYTIEEAYEVADAIERGDMHDLCDELGDLLLQVVFHARMAEEAGDFAFGDVVEAVTRKMIRRHPHVFARSDADTPEAVKLQWDQIKQAEKAERQARRTKRGLAPDAAASHLGSVQRSFPALVEALKLQERAAKVGFDWSEPEPILDKIEEEIGELRQALREQDRAKVSDELGDLIFAVVNIGRHVGTDPEMALRGTNTKFRRRFAHIERELEADGETLDGATLERMEELWQAAKAIERQLG; encoded by the coding sequence ATGGAACCTTCACGCGACATAAAGCGCCTGCTCGACATCATGGCGGCGCTCCGCCAACCCGAGACCGGCTGCCCCTGGGACATCGTCCAGACCTTCGAGACGATCAAGCCCTATACGATCGAAGAGGCCTATGAGGTGGCCGACGCCATCGAGCGCGGAGACATGCACGACCTCTGCGACGAGCTCGGCGATCTGCTGCTGCAGGTGGTCTTTCACGCGCGCATGGCGGAGGAAGCGGGCGACTTCGCCTTCGGCGACGTCGTCGAGGCGGTGACGCGCAAGATGATCCGCCGGCATCCGCATGTGTTTGCCCGTTCCGATGCCGACACGCCCGAGGCGGTCAAGCTGCAATGGGACCAGATCAAGCAGGCCGAGAAGGCAGAGCGACAGGCGCGACGGACAAAGCGCGGCCTCGCCCCGGACGCCGCCGCAAGCCATCTCGGCTCTGTTCAGCGCTCGTTTCCGGCACTCGTCGAAGCACTGAAGCTGCAGGAACGCGCTGCAAAGGTCGGGTTCGACTGGTCGGAACCGGAACCGATCCTCGACAAGATCGAAGAAGAAATCGGGGAGCTGCGCCAGGCGCTGCGCGAACAGGATCGCGCCAAAGTCAGCGACGAACTGGGCGATCTGATTTTCGCGGTGGTCAATATCGGCCGCCATGTCGGCACCGATCCGGAGATGGCGCTTCGCGGAACCAACACCAAGTTCCGCCGCCGCTTCGCCCATATCGAGCGGGAACTCGAGGCCGACGGCGAAACACTGGATGGAGCAACGCTGGAGCGGATGGAAGAGCTTTGGCAGGCGGCCAAGGCAATCGAGCGGCAACTCGGCTAA
- a CDS encoding nitrite/sulfite reductase translates to MYRYDEFDHAFVSSRVEQFRDQVERRLSGELAEDAFKPLRLMNGVYLQLHAYMLRVAIPYGTLSSRQMRMLAHIARKYDRGYGHFTTRQNIQYNWPRLSDTPDILQELASVEMHALQTSGNCIRNVTADHFAGAAGDEVADPRPYAEILRQWSSVHPEFSFLPRKFKIAVTGAERDRAAIQVHDIGLHLKKDQNGRIGFAVYVGGGQGRTPMVAKKIRDFLPEEDLLSYTTAIMRVYNLHGRRDNKYKARIKILVHETGAEELSRQVEVEFAALKDTELKLPETDIQAISTYFAPPALENRAEGWESLARWKKTDPEFARWVQQNVQPHQHPDYGMVTISLKPIGGIPGDASDAQMDAVADIAEEYAFDEIRVSHEQNLILPHVALADLEPVYRALVASGLATANAGLITDIIACPGLDYCALANARSIPVAQEISNRFGSPERQAEIGELKIKISGCINACGHHHVGHIGLLGVEKKGAELYQITLGGSGDENTSIGEIIGRGFEPEKVTDAVETIVDTYLGLRRDGKETFLEAYRRVGPQPFKDALYGSAQEAA, encoded by the coding sequence ATGTACCGTTACGATGAATTCGACCACGCCTTCGTTTCCTCCCGCGTCGAACAGTTCCGCGATCAGGTCGAGCGCCGTCTGAGCGGCGAGCTTGCGGAAGACGCCTTCAAGCCGCTGCGCCTGATGAACGGCGTCTATCTGCAGCTTCACGCCTATATGCTGCGCGTCGCCATTCCCTATGGCACCTTGTCGAGCCGCCAGATGCGCATGCTCGCCCATATCGCGCGCAAGTATGACCGCGGCTACGGTCACTTCACCACGCGCCAGAACATCCAGTACAACTGGCCGCGCCTCTCCGACACGCCGGATATCCTGCAGGAACTGGCAAGCGTCGAGATGCATGCGCTCCAGACCTCGGGCAATTGCATTCGCAACGTCACGGCTGACCACTTCGCCGGGGCTGCTGGCGATGAGGTAGCAGATCCAAGGCCTTACGCCGAAATTTTGAGACAGTGGTCGAGCGTCCATCCGGAATTCTCGTTCCTGCCGCGCAAGTTCAAGATCGCCGTCACGGGCGCTGAGCGCGACCGCGCCGCGATCCAGGTCCATGACATCGGCCTGCATCTGAAGAAGGACCAGAACGGTCGCATAGGCTTTGCCGTCTATGTCGGCGGTGGCCAGGGCCGTACGCCGATGGTCGCCAAAAAGATCCGCGACTTCCTGCCGGAGGAGGACCTGCTGTCGTACACGACGGCAATCATGCGCGTCTACAATCTGCACGGTCGCCGCGACAACAAGTACAAGGCCCGCATCAAGATCCTCGTGCACGAGACCGGCGCCGAAGAATTGTCGCGTCAGGTCGAGGTCGAATTCGCGGCCCTCAAGGACACCGAGCTGAAGCTGCCCGAGACGGACATCCAGGCGATCTCCACCTATTTCGCGCCGCCGGCTCTCGAAAATCGCGCCGAAGGCTGGGAGAGCCTCGCACGCTGGAAGAAGACTGATCCCGAGTTTGCGCGCTGGGTGCAGCAGAACGTGCAGCCGCACCAGCACCCTGACTACGGCATGGTGACGATCTCGCTGAAGCCGATCGGCGGCATTCCGGGCGACGCCAGCGACGCGCAGATGGATGCCGTTGCCGATATCGCCGAGGAATATGCCTTCGACGAAATCCGCGTCAGCCACGAACAGAACCTGATCCTGCCACATGTGGCGCTGGCCGATCTCGAACCGGTCTACCGCGCTCTGGTCGCTTCGGGCCTTGCCACCGCCAATGCCGGCCTGATCACGGATATCATCGCCTGTCCCGGGTTGGACTACTGCGCGCTTGCCAATGCGCGCTCCATTCCGGTGGCGCAGGAGATTTCGAACCGCTTCGGTTCGCCGGAGCGCCAGGCCGAGATCGGCGAGTTGAAGATCAAGATCTCCGGCTGCATCAATGCCTGCGGTCATCACCATGTCGGCCATATCGGCCTGCTCGGCGTTGAGAAGAAGGGTGCTGAACTCTATCAGATCACGCTCGGCGGTTCCGGCGACGAGAATACCTCGATCGGCGAGATCATCGGCCGCGGCTTCGAGCCGGAGAAGGTGACCGACGCCGTGGAGACGATCGTCGACACCTATCTGGGACTGCGCCGCGACGGCAAAGAGACCTTCCTCGAAGCCTATCGCCGCGTCGGCCCGCAACCCTTCAAGGACGCGCTCTACGGCAGTGCGCAGGAAGCTGCCTGA
- a CDS encoding DUF934 domain-containing protein: MTKIWKETGFVGDDPWVIETEETKAGSNEKAIVGLDAFLAKVGDSDETGLGVVIAPADDVTKLAPHLDRLALVAVAFPAFNDGRAFSHASLLRARLGFGGEVRAVGDVLIDQIPLMLRCGVESFAVSNATALKRLSEGRLPGIAVHYQPTAKASTDAKSYSWRRVS; encoded by the coding sequence ATGACGAAAATCTGGAAGGAAACCGGCTTCGTGGGCGATGATCCCTGGGTCATCGAAACGGAAGAGACGAAGGCAGGTTCGAACGAGAAGGCGATCGTTGGCCTCGACGCGTTCCTGGCCAAGGTCGGAGACAGCGACGAAACCGGCCTTGGCGTGGTGATTGCGCCGGCGGATGACGTGACGAAGCTCGCGCCCCATCTCGATCGCCTTGCGCTGGTTGCAGTCGCGTTCCCGGCCTTCAACGACGGCCGCGCCTTCAGCCATGCCTCGCTGCTGCGCGCGCGCCTCGGCTTTGGCGGCGAGGTGAGGGCGGTTGGCGATGTGTTGATTGACCAGATTCCGCTGATGCTGCGCTGTGGTGTCGAAAGCTTTGCGGTCAGCAATGCAACGGCTCTAAAGCGCCTTTCGGAAGGGCGCCTACCGGGCATCGCCGTGCACTACCAGCCGACGGCAAAGGCCTCGACCGACGCCAAATCCTACAGCTGGCGGCGGGTCTCCTGA
- the trkA gene encoding Trk system potassium transporter TrkA, protein MKVVICGAGQVGYGIAERLAQEDNDVSVIDTSAALIANITESLDVRGYVGHGAHPDVLAKAGADQADMLIAVTLSDEVNIVACEVAHAIFNVPTKVARIRAQSYLAPEYSNLFSRENVPIDVTISPEVEVGRLVLRRISFPGAIDVVRFAEDRIAMVAFECLEDCPVVGTPLQQLSELFPDLLATVTGIFRNGKVMVPHSDDQLQAGDIAYLVCDRDHARRTLALFGHEEQEARRIIIFGGGNVGYFVAKAIEDHQPRTRVKLIESDRDRAVMMADKLNNTVVLNGSAMDQRILAQADVQDADLVVALTNNDQINILGSMMAKHLGAKSTLVLINEPSYQDFAATAGVDAYVNPRAVTISRVLQHVRKGRIRSVYAVQKGMAEVIEAEALETSPLVGRALRDLELPEGIRIGALYRDKTFIRPDGNTKIKAKDRVVLFATAAAVRHVEQLFRVSIQYF, encoded by the coding sequence ATGAAGGTAGTCATTTGTGGTGCGGGCCAGGTCGGGTACGGCATCGCCGAGCGGCTGGCGCAGGAAGATAACGACGTATCGGTGATCGATACGTCGGCAGCATTGATCGCCAACATCACCGAAAGCCTCGATGTGCGCGGCTATGTCGGCCACGGTGCGCACCCGGATGTGCTGGCCAAGGCCGGTGCCGATCAGGCCGACATGCTGATTGCCGTCACGCTCTCCGACGAGGTCAACATCGTCGCCTGTGAAGTGGCGCATGCGATTTTCAACGTGCCGACGAAGGTCGCGCGCATCCGGGCGCAAAGCTATCTCGCGCCCGAATATTCGAACCTCTTCTCTCGTGAGAACGTGCCGATCGACGTCACCATCTCTCCGGAAGTTGAAGTCGGGCGGCTGGTGCTGCGACGCATATCCTTTCCTGGCGCCATCGACGTCGTGCGCTTCGCTGAGGATCGCATTGCCATGGTCGCCTTCGAGTGCCTGGAAGATTGCCCGGTCGTCGGCACGCCGCTGCAGCAGTTGAGCGAGCTGTTCCCTGACCTGCTTGCGACCGTGACCGGCATTTTCCGCAACGGCAAGGTCATGGTGCCGCATTCGGACGATCAGCTGCAGGCCGGCGATATCGCCTATCTCGTCTGTGACCGCGACCACGCTCGCCGCACCCTGGCGCTCTTCGGTCATGAGGAGCAGGAAGCGCGGCGCATCATCATCTTCGGTGGCGGCAATGTCGGCTATTTCGTTGCCAAGGCCATCGAGGATCACCAGCCACGGACGCGGGTAAAGCTGATCGAGAGCGATCGCGATCGTGCAGTGATGATGGCCGACAAGCTCAACAATACCGTGGTGCTCAACGGTTCGGCCATGGATCAGCGGATATTGGCGCAGGCGGACGTTCAGGACGCCGATCTCGTCGTTGCGCTCACCAACAACGACCAGATCAACATCCTCGGCAGCATGATGGCGAAGCATCTGGGCGCCAAATCCACGCTCGTTCTCATCAACGAACCGTCCTATCAGGATTTTGCCGCCACGGCCGGCGTCGACGCCTATGTGAACCCACGGGCCGTGACCATCTCGCGTGTGTTGCAGCATGTCCGCAAGGGGCGCATCCGCTCGGTCTATGCGGTGCAGAAGGGCATGGCCGAGGTGATCGAGGCCGAAGCGCTGGAAACGTCGCCGCTGGTCGGCAGGGCGCTGCGTGACCTCGAGCTTCCCGAAGGCATCCGCATCGGTGCGCTCTATCGCGACAAGACGTTCATTCGCCCGGACGGCAATACCAAGATCAAGGCGAAGGATCGTGTCGTGCTCTTCGCCACTGCCGCTGCCGTGCGGCATGTCGAGCAGCTTTTCCGCGTCAGCATTCAGTACTTCTAG
- a CDS encoding deaminase gives MTQAELAERLLTVIEQDILPLTEKGVAAGNKVFGAAILRKSDLSLVLAETNNETENPLWHGEVHTLKRFYEMAEKPDTRDLIFLSTHEPCSMCLSAITWAGFDNFYYFFSHEDSRDSFAIPHDLKILKEVFRLEPGGYAKDNTFWHSASIAALSIDADPATQSRLGAQDARIRARYQSLSDSYQSGKDDNAIPLN, from the coding sequence ATGACCCAAGCGGAACTCGCCGAACGGCTTTTGACGGTAATCGAGCAGGACATCCTGCCACTCACCGAAAAGGGTGTTGCCGCCGGCAACAAGGTGTTCGGCGCCGCCATCCTGCGCAAGTCCGACCTATCGCTGGTGCTGGCCGAAACCAACAACGAGACGGAAAATCCGCTGTGGCACGGCGAGGTCCATACGCTGAAACGCTTCTACGAGATGGCTGAAAAGCCCGATACCCGCGACCTCATCTTCCTGTCGACCCACGAGCCCTGCTCCATGTGCCTCTCTGCGATCACCTGGGCCGGTTTCGACAATTTCTATTATTTCTTCAGCCATGAAGATTCGCGCGACAGCTTCGCGATCCCGCATGATCTGAAGATCCTGAAGGAAGTCTTCCGGCTGGAGCCAGGCGGCTATGCCAAGGATAATACCTTCTGGCATTCGGCTTCCATCGCTGCGCTTTCGATAGACGCCGACCCTGCAACCCAGTCCCGTCTCGGCGCCCAGGATGCCCGCATCCGTGCCCGCTACCAGAGCCTTTCCGACAGCTATCAGTCGGGCAAGGACGACAACGCCATTCCGCTGAACTGA
- the hfq gene encoding RNA chaperone Hfq has product MAERSQNLQDLFLNTVRKQKISLTIFLINGVKLTGVVTSFDNFCVLLRRDGHSQLVYKHAISTIMPGQPLQMFENEEAAS; this is encoded by the coding sequence ATGGCGGAACGTTCTCAAAACTTGCAGGATCTTTTTCTCAACACGGTCCGCAAGCAAAAGATTTCATTGACAATTTTCCTTATCAACGGTGTCAAGCTCACCGGTGTCGTGACGTCTTTTGACAATTTCTGCGTCCTGTTGCGTCGTGACGGCCATTCGCAACTGGTCTATAAGCACGCGATCTCGACCATCATGCCCGGCCAGCCGCTGCAGATGTTCGAGAACGAAGAAGCCGCATCCTGA
- the cysG gene encoding siroheme synthase CysG — protein sequence MSQQLAVFPAFFRVAQKRVAVFGNGDEAFAKVRLLLNTEASIVVFGDQPETEFADYLRERGIEHVAATFAREQLEGAILVFAATGNAAEDQHIVVAARERKIPANAVDQPDFCDFFTPALVNRAPVAVAIGTEGAGPVLAQMIRAQIDQLLSPSLGVVASLAASYRETVDRLVPRGVARRLFWRRFFQGSVADKVAGGDLAAARREASRLLDAPEKALGHVWLVGAGPGAEDLLTLRAQRVMMEADAIVYDALVPQAIVDMGRRDAERLSVGKRKGCHTKSQDEINQLLVTLAAEGKRVVRLKSGDPLVYGRAGEEMAALREAGISYEIVPGITSAFAAAADFELPLTLRGVASSLVFTTGHDLTGEVLPDWARLAVSGATIAVYMGRTVAASVAGRLMQAGLPPETTVAVIENASRADRRLLHGTLKDLPDLENRSELLGPVMVIIGDAVAGANFERSEPLVAGKSRGEKKAVEVAFGRNEQILN from the coding sequence ATGTCGCAGCAGCTCGCCGTTTTCCCCGCATTCTTTCGCGTCGCGCAAAAGCGCGTGGCGGTTTTCGGCAATGGCGATGAGGCCTTTGCCAAGGTGCGGCTGCTGCTGAACACAGAAGCGTCGATCGTCGTCTTTGGTGATCAGCCGGAAACGGAATTCGCTGACTATCTTCGCGAGCGCGGTATCGAACATGTCGCCGCCACATTCGCGCGCGAGCAGCTCGAGGGCGCCATTCTCGTTTTTGCGGCGACCGGCAATGCCGCAGAGGATCAGCACATCGTCGTCGCGGCGCGCGAACGCAAGATCCCGGCCAATGCCGTCGACCAGCCCGACTTCTGCGATTTCTTTACACCGGCGCTTGTCAATCGCGCGCCCGTAGCGGTTGCGATCGGCACCGAAGGGGCTGGGCCAGTGCTTGCCCAGATGATCCGAGCGCAGATCGATCAGCTCCTTTCACCCTCGCTCGGTGTCGTCGCGTCGCTTGCTGCGAGCTATCGCGAGACGGTTGATCGTCTGGTGCCGCGCGGCGTGGCTCGCCGCCTGTTCTGGCGTCGCTTTTTCCAGGGTTCGGTCGCCGACAAGGTCGCTGGCGGCGATCTGGCTGCCGCCCGCCGCGAGGCTTCGCGTCTGCTCGATGCGCCCGAGAAGGCGCTGGGTCATGTCTGGCTTGTCGGCGCCGGTCCGGGCGCGGAAGACCTGCTGACGCTCCGCGCCCAGCGCGTGATGATGGAGGCCGACGCGATCGTTTATGACGCACTGGTGCCGCAGGCGATTGTCGATATGGGCCGCCGCGACGCCGAGCGCCTGTCGGTCGGCAAGCGCAAGGGCTGCCATACGAAGTCCCAAGACGAGATCAACCAGTTGCTGGTGACGTTGGCTGCCGAAGGCAAGCGCGTCGTTCGTCTGAAGTCGGGCGATCCGCTGGTATACGGCCGGGCCGGCGAAGAGATGGCGGCGCTTCGCGAAGCCGGTATCAGCTATGAGATCGTCCCGGGCATCACCTCGGCCTTCGCTGCAGCGGCTGATTTCGAGCTGCCGCTAACGCTTCGTGGTGTCGCATCTTCGCTGGTCTTCACGACGGGTCATGACCTGACCGGAGAGGTTCTGCCCGATTGGGCACGGCTTGCGGTCTCGGGTGCGACGATCGCAGTCTATATGGGTCGGACTGTTGCCGCTTCCGTCGCCGGTCGTCTGATGCAGGCGGGCCTTCCGCCAGAAACGACGGTCGCCGTGATCGAGAACGCCAGCCGCGCGGATCGCCGCCTGCTGCATGGCACGCTGAAGGACCTTCCGGATTTGGAAAATCGCAGCGAGCTTTTGGGCCCGGTCATGGTCATCATTGGCGATGCGGTCGCCGGCGCCAATTTCGAACGGTCCGAACCGCTCGTTGCCGGCAAGTCGCGTGGTGAGAAGAAAGCCGTTGAAGTCGCCTTCGGGCGCAACGAACAGATTTTGAACTGA